In Acidianus brierleyi, one genomic interval encodes:
- a CDS encoding S41 family peptidase has translation MQSSSVYLQYPDIKDSQIVFVTEDDLWKLDLNSKKVERLTSDFGIISHPKFSEDGKWIAFTRTQRGDQILSEVYIISSEGGEPERITYFGSPFTNVVGWKDGKVIVSSDYHKPFASWRELFHVDLNGDFERLPYGSASSIAFGSKAVVIGRNTVDLPYWKRYKGGTRGKFWIDYYKGEFEKFLDLNGNLTSPMWINDRFYFISDHEGIGNIYSVDLYGNDLKKHTSFREFYVRNGNSDGKNIVFQSAGDIYVFNPVNDNVDKISINVPISGNHKRPDFVEFWNYFTEFRIKEGVLSVTSRGKSFVMDPWEGPAIQIGLKNGVRYKLTKFIDKFTLVTVSDESGEERLEIYNIKDGNKDVLDLDLGLIEGVFPSPKGNYIVVTNNRFEIWLINIKDKNSKIIDKAEDIIYQVAWHPNESMIAYTYPDGYGFQHIKIYDMQSAKQYDVTNLGNNDFSPSFDPNGDFLFYLSTRNLDPVSDQIYFNFGFLKSVKPYYIPLKKGKSLYKSTLFDNETNNIYLNNLKEKTSSLPIEESNYVKLVAADGKIFLLSYPIKGALSTWLFGGIRSDGILEVYDINLRTKDQWLTNVTDFDIDIENKNLLVRQNKILRIVSTQTKPDLSSQEPGKKSGIIDMSRVKIFVDPVREWSQMFREAWRLMRENYWREDMNGIDWSYIYEKYSKLLSKINSRSELSDLIKEMQGELGTSHAYEMGGDYDVEKPYTIGGLGAEFRYSGECYEITRIYEGDPSYVEEKSPLKDPGVDIEEGDCIVSIDGVKLNKTIKPQNLLINKSGEQVILEVRKKDGKILTFSVRTLKDEKYLIYRDWVEKNRRYVHEITNGKVGYVHIPDMGPRGFIEFFKLYPFEVLNYGKVIIDIRYNGGGMVSQLLIEKLLPKRIGKDVPRRGKAYPYPSYSPEKLVLIINEYAGSDGDIFSKAFKSYNLGKIIGTRTWGGVIGINPRYRLVDGTIVTQPQFAFFFDDVGIGVENYGVDPDIEVEISPQDYAHNKDTQLYKAIDIIQEKNKN, from the coding sequence ATGCAGTCAAGTTCTGTATATCTACAATATCCAGATATAAAAGATTCTCAAATAGTATTTGTTACAGAAGATGATCTATGGAAATTGGATTTAAATTCAAAAAAGGTAGAAAGATTAACATCAGATTTTGGAATTATTTCTCATCCAAAATTTTCTGAGGATGGGAAATGGATAGCTTTTACAAGAACTCAAAGAGGTGATCAGATACTTTCAGAAGTTTATATAATTTCTTCCGAAGGAGGAGAACCAGAAAGGATAACTTACTTTGGTAGCCCATTTACTAACGTAGTAGGCTGGAAAGATGGTAAGGTTATAGTATCTTCTGATTATCATAAACCTTTCGCCAGCTGGAGAGAACTTTTCCATGTAGATTTAAATGGGGATTTTGAAAGACTTCCTTATGGTTCAGCTAGTTCAATAGCTTTTGGAAGTAAGGCTGTAGTTATAGGAAGGAATACAGTGGATTTACCTTATTGGAAGAGATATAAAGGAGGAACTAGGGGTAAATTCTGGATAGATTATTATAAAGGAGAATTTGAAAAATTTTTGGATCTAAATGGAAATTTAACGTCACCAATGTGGATCAATGATAGATTTTATTTTATTTCAGATCATGAAGGCATAGGTAATATATACTCTGTAGATCTTTATGGTAATGATCTTAAGAAACATACTTCTTTTAGAGAATTTTATGTTAGAAATGGAAATTCTGATGGTAAAAATATTGTTTTTCAGTCTGCTGGAGATATTTATGTGTTTAATCCAGTCAATGATAATGTTGATAAAATAAGTATTAATGTTCCCATAAGCGGTAATCATAAAAGACCTGATTTTGTGGAATTCTGGAATTATTTTACAGAATTTAGAATAAAGGAAGGTGTTTTATCTGTCACTTCAAGAGGTAAAAGCTTTGTAATGGATCCATGGGAAGGTCCAGCTATTCAAATAGGACTAAAGAACGGTGTAAGATATAAACTAACCAAATTTATAGATAAGTTTACACTTGTTACTGTTTCAGATGAATCTGGAGAAGAGAGATTAGAAATTTACAATATTAAAGACGGAAATAAGGACGTTTTAGATTTAGATTTAGGTTTGATTGAGGGAGTATTTCCTTCACCTAAAGGTAACTATATTGTTGTAACTAATAACAGATTTGAAATTTGGCTAATAAATATTAAAGATAAAAATAGCAAAATTATTGATAAAGCCGAAGATATAATATACCAAGTAGCATGGCATCCTAACGAAAGTATGATAGCTTACACTTATCCAGACGGCTATGGTTTTCAGCATATAAAAATATATGATATGCAATCTGCAAAACAATACGATGTAACAAATCTAGGAAACAATGATTTTTCCCCTTCTTTTGATCCAAATGGGGATTTTCTTTTTTATTTGTCAACACGAAATCTTGATCCAGTATCTGACCAAATCTACTTCAATTTCGGATTTTTAAAAAGTGTAAAACCGTATTATATTCCTTTGAAAAAAGGAAAATCATTATATAAGAGTACACTTTTTGATAATGAGACTAATAATATATACCTTAATAATTTGAAAGAAAAAACATCGTCGTTGCCTATAGAAGAGAGTAATTACGTTAAGTTAGTAGCTGCTGATGGAAAGATATTTCTATTATCTTATCCAATAAAGGGAGCTCTTAGCACGTGGCTATTCGGTGGAATAAGAAGCGATGGTATATTGGAGGTTTATGATATTAATTTGAGAACAAAAGATCAATGGTTAACTAATGTTACAGATTTTGATATTGATATTGAAAATAAGAATTTATTGGTTAGACAGAATAAAATTCTTAGAATAGTTTCTACTCAAACTAAGCCTGATCTAAGTTCTCAAGAACCAGGTAAGAAAAGTGGAATAATAGACATGAGTAGAGTGAAAATTTTTGTAGACCCAGTCAGGGAATGGTCTCAGATGTTTAGAGAAGCATGGAGACTAATGAGGGAAAATTATTGGAGGGAAGATATGAACGGAATAGATTGGTCTTATATTTACGAAAAATATTCAAAACTTCTTAGTAAAATTAATTCTAGATCAGAACTTTCTGATTTAATTAAGGAGATGCAAGGTGAACTTGGAACATCGCACGCATATGAAATGGGTGGAGATTATGATGTTGAAAAACCTTATACCATAGGCGGTTTAGGAGCAGAGTTTAGATACTCTGGAGAATGTTATGAAATAACTAGAATATATGAGGGAGATCCTTCTTATGTCGAAGAAAAATCGCCATTAAAAGATCCAGGGGTGGATATTGAAGAAGGAGACTGTATAGTTTCTATAGACGGTGTAAAATTAAATAAGACAATAAAACCGCAAAATCTACTTATAAATAAGTCCGGAGAACAAGTAATTTTGGAAGTTAGAAAGAAAGATGGTAAAATTCTAACATTTTCTGTAAGAACTTTAAAGGACGAAAAATATCTTATTTATAGAGACTGGGTAGAGAAAAATAGACGTTATGTACATGAAATTACTAATGGTAAAGTGGGATATGTTCACATTCCAGATATGGGACCAAGAGGTTTTATTGAGTTCTTTAAATTATATCCTTTTGAGGTTTTAAACTATGGTAAAGTAATTATAGATATTCGATATAACGGAGGCGGAATGGTCTCTCAATTGCTTATTGAAAAATTGCTACCTAAAAGAATAGGGAAGGACGTACCAAGACGAGGTAAGGCATATCCTTATCCTTCATATTCTCCAGAAAAATTAGTTCTAATAATCAATGAATATGCAGGTTCCGATGGCGATATTTTTAGTAAGGCATTCAAGAGCTATAATCTAGGAAAAATAATAGGTACAAGAACATGGGGAGGTGTTATCGGAATAAATCCTAGGTATAGGCTTGTTGATGGAACAATAGTTACGCAACCTCAATTCGCATTCTTCTTTGATGATGTAGGTATAGGAGTAGAAAATTATGGCGTAGATCCAGATATAGAAGTTGAAATTTCTCCACAAGACTATGCTCACAATAAAGATACCCAATTATATAAGGCGATAGATATAATTCAAGAAAAAAATAAAAACTAG